Proteins co-encoded in one Mycobacterium mantenii genomic window:
- a CDS encoding acyltransferase family protein — protein sequence MRGGEIRGEITALTGLRIVAALWVVLFHFRPMLGDVSPDFRDALAPVLNCGAQGVDLFFILSGFVLTYNYLDRMGRSWSTRATLHFLWLRLARVWPVYLVTLHLAALWVIFTLHVGHVPSPDAASLTAISYVRQILLVQLWFVPFFDDSSWDGPAWSISAEWLAYVLFAVLVLVLLRMKQATRARSLMVLAFAASLPPVVMLLASGHFYTPWSWLPRIVTQFTAGALACAAVRRLRLSDRGRRVAGYVSLLLLAAMVGVLYWFGAHPISGVVENDSGGVVDVLFVPLVISLAIGLGSLPRVLSTRVLVYGGKISFCLYMVHELVHTAWGWAVEQFELPTLDNPWKWNVIALLAIALGASALLYHGVEEPARRWMRKMVDVRAVSARSDPGESTSKLHPIDRPLEAVSARAV from the coding sequence GTGCGGGGCGGAGAGATCAGGGGCGAGATCACGGCCCTGACGGGGCTCCGTATCGTGGCGGCGCTCTGGGTGGTGCTGTTTCACTTCCGGCCGATGCTCGGCGATGTGTCGCCCGATTTTCGCGACGCCCTCGCGCCGGTGCTCAATTGCGGCGCCCAAGGCGTCGACCTCTTCTTCATTCTCAGCGGGTTCGTGCTGACGTACAACTATCTGGACCGCATGGGCCGGTCCTGGTCGACCCGGGCGACCCTGCATTTCCTGTGGCTGCGCCTGGCCCGGGTGTGGCCGGTGTACCTGGTCACCCTGCACCTCGCCGCCCTGTGGGTGATCTTCACCCTGCACGTCGGCCATGTGCCGTCGCCGGACGCCGCTTCGCTCACCGCGATCAGCTATGTGCGCCAAATCCTGTTGGTGCAGCTGTGGTTCGTGCCGTTCTTCGATGACTCGAGCTGGGACGGGCCGGCCTGGTCGATCAGCGCGGAATGGCTGGCCTATGTGCTGTTCGCCGTCCTGGTGCTGGTCCTGTTGCGGATGAAACAGGCGACCAGGGCGCGCAGCCTGATGGTGCTGGCGTTCGCGGCATCGCTGCCGCCGGTGGTGATGTTGCTCGCCAGCGGACACTTCTACACACCGTGGAGCTGGCTGCCGCGAATCGTCACGCAGTTCACGGCCGGCGCACTGGCCTGCGCCGCGGTGCGCAGGCTGCGGCTGAGCGATCGTGGCCGCCGCGTCGCCGGATACGTCTCCCTGCTTTTGCTGGCCGCCATGGTGGGTGTGCTGTATTGGTTTGGCGCGCACCCGATATCGGGGGTGGTGGAGAACGACAGCGGCGGTGTCGTCGACGTGTTGTTCGTTCCGCTGGTGATATCGCTGGCCATCGGGCTGGGAAGCCTGCCGAGGGTGTTGTCGACGCGGGTGCTGGTGTACGGCGGCAAGATCTCGTTCTGCTTGTACATGGTGCACGAGCTGGTGCACACCGCCTGGGGATGGGCCGTGGAGCAATTCGAGCTCCCCACCCTGGACAACCCGTGGAAATGGAACGTCATCGCCCTGCTCGCGATCGCCCTGGGCGCCTCGGCGCTGCTGTATCACGGCGTCGAAGAGCCCGCCCGCCGTTGGATGCGCAAGATGGTCGATGTCAGAGCCGTCAGTGCCAGAAGCGATCCCGGCGAGTCGACCAGTAAGCTGCATCCGATCGACCGTCCGCTGGAAGCGGTTTCGGCCCGCGCGGTGTGA